In the genome of Notamacropus eugenii isolate mMacEug1 chromosome 5, mMacEug1.pri_v2, whole genome shotgun sequence, one region contains:
- the LOC140507517 gene encoding vomeronasal type-1 receptor 1-like yields the protein MISKDIALGLFFLLQTGLGVLGNSFLLGLYTITLFIGPRLRPIDLLLVHLTFVNDLALLFKGIPKTMFTLGLKNFLDDVGCKLIFYFHKVSRDLSLCTTCLLSSFQAITLSPRNSWWAQLKAGAQKCMVPLCLFCWAFHLLKNVMILSFMRGPMKNKTITQQDFLYCSVPFPATLNLAMHILIVFLPDFLFIGIMMGTSGYMVFFLYRHHQRVQYIHGNILTPSVSPETRATQTILFLVILFVCFYSLNSIFILCIQNERSSWLVHISAFLAACFPAFSSFFLIVSDSHVYKNFLALLDKRILFG from the coding sequence atgatatcTAAGGACATAGCACTGGGGCTCTTTTTTCTGCTTCAAACCGGTTTGGGAGTACTGGGGAATTCCTTCCTCCTGGGGCTCTATACCATCACCTTATTCATTGGTCCCAGGCTGAGGCCAATTGATTTACTTCTCGTCCACCTGACCTTTGTCAATGACTTAGCGCTTCTTTTCAAAGGAATTCCTAAGACAATGTTTACTTTGGGGCTCAAAAATTTCTTGGATGATGTGGGATGTAAACTTATCTTTTACTTTCATAAAGTTTCCCGGGACCTTTCTCTCTGTACTACCTGCCTCCTGAGTAGCTTCCAAGCCATCACTTTAAGTCCCAGAAACTCCTGGTGGGCTCAACTTAAAGCTGGAGCCCAAAAGTGCATGGTTCCATTGTGTCTTTTTTGCTGGGCCTTCCATCTACTGAAAAATGTTATGATTCTTTCATTTATGAGAGgcccaatgaaaaacaaaactatcactcaaCAGGATTTTCTTTATTGTTCCGTTCCATTTCCAGCTACACTTAATCTTGCAATGCATATACTCATAGTCTTCCTTCCTGATTTTTTGTTTATAGGAATCATGATGGGAACCAGTGGATATATGGTCTTTTTCTTGTACAGACACCATCAAAGAGTCCAGTACATTCATGGCAACATTCTCACCCCTAGTGTTTCCCCAGAGACCAGAGCCACCCAAACTATCCTGTTCCTTGTCATCCTGTTTGTCTGCTTTTACTCACTGAATTCTATCTTTATCTTATGTATTCAAAATGAACGATCTTCCTGGCTTGTTCACATCTCTGCCTTCCTGGCTGCCTGCTTCCCAGCTTTTAGCTCTTTTTTTCTAATAGTCAGTGACTCCCATGTATATAAAAATTTCTTGGCACTCTTGGACAAAAGGATATTGTTCGGATAA